AGATGCTCCCTCATATCCATGAGTTGTGAAACATTTCAAAGCGATGTCTTTAATTTCTTTACTTTTCAATAAATTCACCTCGATGTTAACGAACGTTCGTCAGTAATACTAACAAATTAAATTATTTTATGCAAATGAAAATTATTTCAGTGCACAGCTACGCTAAAATCCATTAAATTCCTTAATCATTTCGATAAATGTTTCAAGTTGCTGATTATCCCATTGTGCTATGCGTTCATAAAATACGATCTCCTTCTCCTGCAGCGTCCTAAAGTAGAACTTTCTACAATAGTGTCAGCTCTTTTTTTGTTTTGAATCAGCTCGTATGCGTTGTCGAAAACCGAGGAAAAACTCAAATTTATCGATTAAGGAAATGGTTGTGTGTAACATTCTAGGTACTTTTGTCACCATGCAGGAAGTAGAACGAATTTAAGGGAATATGTTTCTTCAATATTCATGGTGAGGTGGAAGTGAGCATTTATAAGTTATCTTTTAAAGGGGAGGGAACTTATGAGAAAAAACTGGCGGATGTCTAGTACATTAAGGCTTTTTTTTATACTTGTAGTCATTCTGCCGATCATCTTATTCTCCATCATTATTCTAAATATTTATAAGCGAGATATTCTTTCGCAAAATACATCAAGATCTCAGCAAACGGCTCAAGCGATCTCCTATTCCGTTAGTCAGGAAATTAGGAGGTTGACGGGTCTATTTGCTTCCATCGGTATGGACAGGGATGTGATGGCAAAGCTTTATGAAATTAATCGAAGGAATGGGGTTGAGAAACAGCAGGCTTACTATGAGCTAAAGGTCTTAATAGAGAAGTACACGGCATCCATCTCAGGACGTGTGTTGTCGGTGAACTTCCTTTTTAAAGACCATAATTCTTATTCGTACTTAAAGAACTTGAATTTAGATGATTCTTATTTTCGCCAGAAAACGTGGTATGAGCAGGTGCTGAATAATCCCGATAGCGTTCATTTTCTGGGAATGATGCCCAATATTTTATATGGTAACTACAATCCTTACAATATGGTTGCTGCCCTATCTCCAAGTGTAATCAATCCATTATCCCAGCTAGAAATGATTCTTTTTACATTTGAGAGCAGTGCCTTTGATCATATTTTGCAGTCACGTGATAATACGGAATCCACCTTATTTATCATCACAGAGGAAGGCCAGATTATCTCCTCCAATACCCTTGCCTCTAGAGGGGGGGGATTCCAAATGCATTGGTTCGCAAATCGTGGGCCGCAGGAAAAAGGGTACGTTGTAGATGTAAATGGTGAAGATAGAAATCTGATAACCTACGCCAAGATTGATCAGACTGGATGGTGGCTTGTACAGTCTATTCCATATGCTGATCTAACAGCCAATTACCTTAGTGTGAATTATATCGTTTGGGTGTTTGCATTGATGATCATCTTAGCGTTTATTCTTGTTTCATTTTACTTTGTATCTAATGTTACTAAACCGCTCAATGAGCTTCTTCGGCAAATGGATCTGGTTACTGAAGGTGATTTAAACGCTAAATTTATGAGAACCGGTAGCCTGGAGCTAATTAAGCTCGGGCATTCTTTTAATCACATGACAGAGCGTATTCAGGATCTGCTCTACCATCATGAAAGGCAAGAAGTGGAGAAACGGAAGGCGGAGTTTGCAGCACTTCAGTCGCAGATTAATCCACACTTTTTAATCAATACGCTCAATTCAATCAAGTTTATGGCTTTAATCAGTAAAGCAGATAACATACGGAATATGACACATGCGTTAACTCGTCTTCTAGCTTCTTCTTTTAATCGAGGTGGAATTCTGACTACGATTGATGAGGAAATTGATCATTTGAAGCATTATTTGTATATCATGGAGATTCGTTTTGGTAGACCGATCCAAACGAGATGGGAAGTAGATGAGGATTTAGCGGGTTATTATATATTGAAATTGCTATTACAACCTATTTTAGAAAACAGTATTATTCATGGACTGAAAAATGTTGACTATCCTGGTATCATCCAGATCATAGTGAGCAAACAAGCGGAAGATCTTCTTATAACCATAGCCGATAATGGTGTAGGCATGTTGGATATGGATTCTCAGGAATATGACAGCGATGGTATACGCCATCAGCATTCTTTCAGTGGTATGGGAAACAGTAACGTTAATAAGCGAATTCAGCTACATTACGGGACGCGTTACGGTTTAAAGTACGAGAAGAATAAACCTCAGGGAACGATAGTATCGATAAGACTACCATTGATCGACACACCAGAGGAAGAGATGCAGGATCAGTTGTTAGGGGAAGGAGGATGAAGCAAAATGCTGCGGAGGGTCATAAAAGATCATAGTCCAGAGAGAAAACATCATTCATGTGTGACTTCAGAGGAGGTATGATGGTATAAACTTTTTTCGAAGGCTGTGATTAGTAAACGTGAAAATAATACTCCGTGTGTCCTTAATAGGGATCATTTCTCTTATTTTTATAGGTGGCTTCTTCTCTTTAAGTAAGTTCAGTCCCAAAGGAGGGGCAATAGAGCAACAACAGGGAAGGGTGAATAAGGATCAACCGATTAAAATAAAATTTGGAATGTGGGAAGCGAAGACAGATATCAAATTTTGGACGGACAAGGTAAGAGACTACTCTAAAATTAAGCCTAATGTAACGGTTGAAGTAGAAACGATTCCCGATAATAGCGGACAGTATTTAAAGGTTCGTTTAGCTGCAAATGATTTACCGGATATTTTTTACCTGAAGCCAGATGACCTCATCACTTACAAAGCAGTACTTCTTCCACTGGATGGATTAGCCGCAGCAAAAAACAATAAATATCCCGCAAGATTAGATCATTCCATTCTTGGTTTACCTCTTGTATCATTCTCTGAATATGTTTATTACCACCCAAGTATATTTCAAGAGGTCGGCGTAGAGATTCCGCAAACGATGGATGAATTTATGAATGTGATGATGAAGATTAAAGCGCATGGTAAATATATTCCGATTGCGATTGGCGGGAAAGATAATTGGACGTTCTATCCTTTCACTGAGTTCGGGCCGCCTCTGTTATCCAAGGATGAGAATTATTTATCCTCAATCGCACAGACGAAACGTCCTTTCGGAAAAGGTTCTCCATTCGAGAAGGCAGCAGTGATGATCAAGAAAATAGCAGAGAATGAACTAGCAGGACCCGATGCGCTTAACATTGGTGTGGATCAGGCAACGCAGCTGTTTCAAAGTAATGAAGCGGCCATGCTTGCACTCGGCCAGTGGTACCTTAGAGATCATTTATCCAAAATGAAAGATGATAAAGATTTAGATGCATTCACATTGCCATGGAGAGAGACAACTTCAGAACGTTTGCAGGCAATCACTATGCCAGATCAATATATGGCCATCAATAAAAATTCTAAGAATACGGAAGAAGTTAAAGCATTCTTGGAATGGGTTTTTAGCCGGGACGTTTACCAAGTGTATATTAACTATTCGCAAAATTCATCGACAGTGATCAATATCGAATCGTTTCTGCCGTTCTTCAACAATGTTCAAGAGATTCACCCCTTTGAGCCGTATATGTACCTGGGGATCGATGAGAAGTTTGAAAAAGTAAAAAATGCTATTCAGTTCGATGAAAAGAAGGCTGCACAAGAAATATTCTCAGGTGCTGAGGTGTCCGATATTCAAGAGAAATTGAATGATGACTGGGAAAGAGCGGTTCAGGCTTTGAAGTAATCCTATAGATCAATTATGGAGGGATTTATGATGAAATTTAAAGCTCTCATTGTTGATGATGAACCATTAGCTAGGTTAGCCCTTCGGGAATATATATCCATTGCTTCGACTGATTTTGAGATTGCAGGGGAAGCAGGAGATGGTAACGAGGCATTAAGCATGCTGAAAATCCATCAGGATGTGGACCTAGTTCTGGCGGATATTCAAATGCCAAATATGAATGGAGTAGAGTTTCTCGAAGCACTGAATAACACTACTTTTTCGAACAAACCGCTAACCATCATGCTCAGCGCGTACGGAGATTATTCTTTTGTAAGAGATTCCTTTGTGCTCGGCGCCTTTGATTACATTGTTAAAGCCAAGTTAGATGAAACTTATATTGCACCGGTTCTGACTAAGACTGTGGATGAATTGAAGCGGCGGCAGAACTCCTCAAGGTCAGTATCAACCTTAGAGGACGTAGAAGCCTCGATCTGTTCTGTTCTGCACCGGCTCTGCCTAGCGGATTCCCTCGAATCGACGAATGATGAGGTAGCTTCTTCGTTGGAGCTTGTGCGAAAGCATATGGGGGAGAAGAATCTGGAGGTTGCGCTTCTTAGGCTATCGGATACCGTTCAGTTTGATGATTCACACCGTATGATTATGCAGACGATTCGAACGGTAACGAACCGCAGTAGAAATGAAGGGATTTGCAAAGTATGCAGATATGATGACAGGCATTATGTTTTGTTCTTCTCTTTTCCAGAGCAATGCAGCATCATAGCCATTCGTAGATTGACAGATATAATCTTGTCTGAAGTGAGCATGAGACTAAAGCAATTTATTAATTTGAAGCTATCTATGGGCATTAGTGATATTGTGGATGGTCATCAGCAGTGGAACCGATTATTCCGCCAAGCTGAACGATTAGCAGGTTTGAGTTTCTACCAGGGGTACAATCGATTATATTATCCGGAAGCTGAAAGGCGTCCATTGATTAAGGAAAGTGATTGGAAGGAAGCATGGTATTTGGCCAGAACCGAAATGCTGAAGTCATTAAGTGATCCAGATTTAACAAACTGGCAGGAGGTATATGATCACTGCTGTAACTTGTTGATTCAGCGATATCCTTGTTCATCTGAGCATATCAAATCAGATGTAGTCGATATGATCTGGGAGGCAAGCGCATTAATTTATCAAAAAGGCATTTCTTGGGAAAAGCTTCATGATAAGCTGCCTTAT
The window above is part of the Paenibacillus sp. FSL K6-0276 genome. Proteins encoded here:
- a CDS encoding sensor histidine kinase, producing the protein MRKNWRMSSTLRLFFILVVILPIILFSIIILNIYKRDILSQNTSRSQQTAQAISYSVSQEIRRLTGLFASIGMDRDVMAKLYEINRRNGVEKQQAYYELKVLIEKYTASISGRVLSVNFLFKDHNSYSYLKNLNLDDSYFRQKTWYEQVLNNPDSVHFLGMMPNILYGNYNPYNMVAALSPSVINPLSQLEMILFTFESSAFDHILQSRDNTESTLFIITEEGQIISSNTLASRGGGFQMHWFANRGPQEKGYVVDVNGEDRNLITYAKIDQTGWWLVQSIPYADLTANYLSVNYIVWVFALMIILAFILVSFYFVSNVTKPLNELLRQMDLVTEGDLNAKFMRTGSLELIKLGHSFNHMTERIQDLLYHHERQEVEKRKAEFAALQSQINPHFLINTLNSIKFMALISKADNIRNMTHALTRLLASSFNRGGILTTIDEEIDHLKHYLYIMEIRFGRPIQTRWEVDEDLAGYYILKLLLQPILENSIIHGLKNVDYPGIIQIIVSKQAEDLLITIADNGVGMLDMDSQEYDSDGIRHQHSFSGMGNSNVNKRIQLHYGTRYGLKYEKNKPQGTIVSIRLPLIDTPEEEMQDQLLGEGG
- a CDS encoding extracellular solute-binding protein — protein: MNKDQPIKIKFGMWEAKTDIKFWTDKVRDYSKIKPNVTVEVETIPDNSGQYLKVRLAANDLPDIFYLKPDDLITYKAVLLPLDGLAAAKNNKYPARLDHSILGLPLVSFSEYVYYHPSIFQEVGVEIPQTMDEFMNVMMKIKAHGKYIPIAIGGKDNWTFYPFTEFGPPLLSKDENYLSSIAQTKRPFGKGSPFEKAAVMIKKIAENELAGPDALNIGVDQATQLFQSNEAAMLALGQWYLRDHLSKMKDDKDLDAFTLPWRETTSERLQAITMPDQYMAINKNSKNTEEVKAFLEWVFSRDVYQVYINYSQNSSTVINIESFLPFFNNVQEIHPFEPYMYLGIDEKFEKVKNAIQFDEKKAAQEIFSGAEVSDIQEKLNDDWERAVQALK
- a CDS encoding helix-turn-helix domain-containing protein gives rise to the protein MMKFKALIVDDEPLARLALREYISIASTDFEIAGEAGDGNEALSMLKIHQDVDLVLADIQMPNMNGVEFLEALNNTTFSNKPLTIMLSAYGDYSFVRDSFVLGAFDYIVKAKLDETYIAPVLTKTVDELKRRQNSSRSVSTLEDVEASICSVLHRLCLADSLESTNDEVASSLELVRKHMGEKNLEVALLRLSDTVQFDDSHRMIMQTIRTVTNRSRNEGICKVCRYDDRHYVLFFSFPEQCSIIAIRRLTDIILSEVSMRLKQFINLKLSMGISDIVDGHQQWNRLFRQAERLAGLSFYQGYNRLYYPEAERRPLIKESDWKEAWYLARTEMLKSLSDPDLTNWQEVYDHCCNLLIQRYPCSSEHIKSDVVDMIWEASALIYQKGISWEKLHDKLPYPITDHIYKQETWENTVHWCRLFLNHLHQKLHPKDQPKEFFLSPVVAKTKELLEKNFNEDVHLSNISQIVGVSESYLSKQFSKEIGVNFIQFLTNLRIEKAKKALESGMKIYEVSEQVGYVNPEHFSRIFKKITGISPLAYRREKE